A genome region from Lactobacillus sp. ESL0791 includes the following:
- a CDS encoding DsbA family protein: MFEVFLFINPIGIYCYDTENLIKKTIDDLNVDVCFHYIPLVNSEVIKSDIIRRTKDGQNISNISKYTIAAYQSLKYYHAIKLNYGNKKARSFLFQLQKAINRNFAVYTPALPIKIAKELKLDSKSITSYQDTNYIFDSINEDKMLAKKYDIKHIPTTIIFNESDTYNGILLEGRVAYNNLLQLFKNENGCRFGKLNPSPGLRLI; encoded by the coding sequence ATGTTTGAGGTTTTTCTTTTTATTAATCCCATCGGCATTTATTGTTATGATACAGAAAATTTAATAAAGAAAACAATTGATGACCTTAATGTTGACGTCTGTTTTCACTACATTCCGCTTGTCAATTCCGAGGTTATCAAGTCTGATATTATTCGCCGAACCAAGGATGGACAAAACATTTCCAACATTTCCAAGTATACGATTGCAGCCTACCAATCGCTAAAGTATTATCACGCGATTAAACTAAATTATGGCAACAAAAAGGCCCGTTCGTTTCTTTTTCAGTTGCAAAAAGCAATCAACCGGAATTTTGCGGTGTATACTCCTGCCTTGCCAATTAAAATCGCTAAAGAATTAAAACTAGATTCAAAAAGTATCACAAGTTACCAGGATACTAATTATATTTTTGATTCAATTAATGAAGACAAGATGTTGGCTAAAAAATATGATATCAAGCACATTCCCACAACAATTATTTTTAATGAGAGTGACACTTATAACGGTATTTTACTTGAAGGAAGAGTTGCCTATAATAATTTGCTGCAGCTGTTTAAGAATGAGAACGGTTGTAGATTTGGCAAGCTTAACCCTTCTCCCGGCTTGCGCTTGATTTAA
- a CDS encoding CYTH domain-containing protein, whose translation MTKEREIEAKTILPEAVYQKLVSDFTNKQVFTQVNYYFDTPNGILKANNIGCRVRVFADHAEQTLKVPDLDPVQRNFHEVIEITDQLTPENANKIVKKAQTGATCTFNGNVGQYLQQHFADEQTHLRLQTWSKTKRILADGPEGCELTLDATSYPDQYTDYELEIENTNPALIKKVLFTLENNYNFRQTSKNKNQNKIARAYMHRR comes from the coding sequence ATGACAAAAGAACGCGAAATTGAAGCAAAAACAATTTTACCAGAGGCTGTTTACCAAAAATTAGTTAGTGACTTTACAAATAAACAGGTGTTTACGCAGGTAAATTATTACTTTGACACTCCTAATGGCATTCTCAAGGCAAATAACATTGGCTGCCGTGTCCGCGTCTTTGCCGATCATGCCGAGCAAACACTCAAGGTGCCTGACCTTGATCCAGTCCAAAGAAATTTTCATGAGGTAATTGAAATTACCGATCAGCTAACGCCTGAAAATGCAAATAAAATCGTTAAGAAGGCCCAAACAGGAGCTACCTGCACCTTCAACGGAAATGTCGGCCAGTACCTGCAGCAGCACTTCGCTGATGAACAGACCCACCTGCGTTTGCAAACTTGGAGTAAAACCAAACGCATCTTAGCAGATGGTCCTGAAGGCTGTGAACTAACCCTTGATGCCACTTCATATCCTGATCAATACACGGATTATGAACTAGAAATCGAAAATACGAATCCGGCACTAATCAAAAAAGTTTTATTTACATTGGAAAATAATTATAATTTTAGACAAACAAGTAAAAATAAAAACCAAAATAAGATTGCACGCGCATACATGCACAGAAGATAA
- a CDS encoding GTP pyrophosphokinase family protein, which translates to MEFDWENFLWPYDEAVRELKIKFRSLRQSFLTAGEHSPIEFVVGRVKTVDSIKEKMTRRVISPEVIETDMQDIAGIRIVCQFVDDIYKVVDLIHARDDMEVVEERDYVQNAKPSGYRSYHMVISYTVYLPDGPKKLLAEIQVRTLAMNFWATVEHTLNYKYNGSYPADISKRLKSTAEAAYHLDEEMSQIKDEVQEAQKIFTKNKGKEKS; encoded by the coding sequence ATGGAATTTGACTGGGAAAATTTTTTATGGCCTTATGATGAGGCTGTTCGTGAATTAAAAATAAAGTTTCGGTCCCTTAGACAAAGTTTTTTGACCGCGGGTGAGCATTCCCCGATTGAATTTGTTGTTGGCCGGGTTAAGACGGTTGATTCGATCAAGGAGAAGATGACCAGGCGGGTGATCAGTCCTGAGGTAATCGAAACGGATATGCAGGATATTGCGGGAATTCGGATTGTTTGCCAATTTGTTGACGATATTTACAAAGTGGTTGATTTGATTCATGCCCGCGATGATATGGAAGTTGTTGAGGAACGTGATTATGTGCAAAATGCCAAGCCTTCAGGCTACCGCTCTTATCACATGGTAATTTCTTATACAGTTTATTTGCCAGATGGCCCTAAGAAACTTTTGGCAGAAATTCAAGTACGGACATTGGCAATGAATTTTTGGGCAACGGTTGAGCACACGCTGAATTATAAATATAACGGTTCATATCCCGCTGACATTTCAAAACGATTAAAGTCAACCGCCGAAGCGGCTTATCACCTTGATGAGGAAATGTCGCAGATTAAAGATGAGGTGCAGGAAGCACAGAAAATTTTTACCAAGAATAAGGGTAAGGAAAAATCATGA
- a CDS encoding NAD kinase, with product MRVAIAHNNNDETLKVVARLKQLLEEKDVVFDAKYPDIVITVGGDGTLINAFHRYVNQVSSIRFIGIHTGHLGFYTDWYSDNLDKMVDALLMHEPESASYPLLEVTLVTEAGEKKRYLALNESAVKRVSHTLEANIYIDDQLFENFRGDGVCISTPTGSTAYNKSLGGAVIHPRLKALQMTEIASINNRIFRTLSSPIVLAPDQWITVVPNADHFVMTVDGSRLNVLNAKKIIFRISSHVIQFDRFGHHHFWTRVKNSFIGDDNDAV from the coding sequence ATGAGGGTAGCAATTGCTCATAACAATAATGATGAGACCTTGAAGGTAGTTGCACGCTTGAAACAACTCCTGGAGGAAAAAGATGTTGTGTTTGATGCCAAGTATCCGGATATTGTCATTACCGTCGGCGGCGACGGTACCTTGATTAACGCTTTTCACCGCTATGTCAATCAGGTCAGCTCAATTCGCTTTATCGGCATTCACACAGGACATTTGGGGTTTTATACCGATTGGTACAGTGACAACTTGGATAAAATGGTCGACGCTCTACTCATGCATGAACCTGAGTCTGCTTCTTATCCTTTGTTAGAGGTTACGCTGGTGACAGAAGCTGGTGAAAAAAAGCGCTATTTGGCGCTGAACGAGTCCGCGGTTAAACGCGTGTCGCATACTTTGGAAGCCAATATTTATATTGATGACCAGTTGTTTGAAAACTTTCGTGGTGATGGTGTCTGCATTTCAACGCCGACGGGCTCAACGGCCTACAATAAGTCGTTAGGTGGCGCCGTGATCCATCCCCGGCTCAAGGCACTGCAAATGACCGAGATTGCCTCAATTAATAATCGGATCTTTCGCACATTGTCGTCGCCGATTGTGCTCGCACCTGATCAGTGGATTACCGTTGTGCCGAATGCCGACCATTTCGTGATGACCGTTGATGGCAGCAGACTGAATGTGCTTAATGCGAAAAAAATAATTTTTCGCATTTCCAGCCATGTAATTCAGTTCGACCGCTTTGGCCACCATCATTTTTGGACACGAGTAAAAAACTCGTTTATTGGTGATGACAATGACGCTGTTTAA
- a CDS encoding RluA family pseudouridine synthase has translation MTLFKLMVEAKSPKNLGAFLLKSGFSRRAINNAKNRQGMILVNHRRRYTGYELKTGDEVIFVTGREKKNQWLKPSVKPIKIVRETANYVVVNKEAGVLSIPSRYEDDDAVVNRLLFYFGDQVEKLKPHVITRLDKDTSGLVLVGKNAITHAMFSKIPKQDFTKKYHAVVHGNFADNELSGVVRAPIGKRDASVVRCIRPEGRPAVTEYRVLEQTAGASLVELHLLTGRTHQIRVHMQYIGHPLFGDKLYGASDAFARQALNCCYLAFPDPFASKQKTKITVEDPQDMKKLWDSLKK, from the coding sequence ATGACGCTGTTTAAATTAATGGTTGAAGCCAAAAGCCCTAAAAATTTGGGGGCTTTTTTGTTAAAGAGCGGTTTTTCTAGAAGGGCGATTAATAATGCCAAAAACCGTCAGGGAATGATCCTGGTTAACCACCGCCGGCGTTATACGGGCTATGAACTAAAAACTGGTGATGAAGTGATTTTTGTTACCGGCAGAGAAAAGAAGAATCAGTGGCTTAAGCCCTCGGTCAAACCGATTAAGATTGTTAGGGAAACGGCTAATTACGTGGTGGTGAACAAGGAGGCTGGGGTATTATCGATCCCCTCGCGTTATGAGGACGATGATGCGGTGGTAAACCGGCTATTATTTTACTTTGGTGATCAAGTAGAAAAGCTTAAGCCACATGTGATTACTCGTCTGGATAAGGACACCTCGGGTTTAGTCTTAGTGGGGAAAAATGCGATTACCCATGCAATGTTCAGTAAAATTCCGAAACAGGATTTTACTAAAAAGTATCATGCGGTTGTTCACGGCAACTTTGCTGATAATGAGTTAAGCGGTGTGGTGCGGGCACCGATTGGCAAACGGGATGCCAGTGTTGTACGCTGCATTAGGCCGGAGGGGCGGCCGGCAGTAACTGAATATCGGGTGTTGGAGCAGACAGCAGGAGCCAGTTTAGTGGAGCTGCATTTATTAACAGGACGCACCCACCAGATTCGGGTGCACATGCAGTACATCGGGCACCCGCTGTTTGGCGACAAACTCTATGGCGCTAGTGATGCTTTTGCCAGGCAGGCCTTGAATTGCTGCTACTTGGCCTTTCCAGATCCGTTTGCTAGCAAGCAGAAGACAAAAATTACGGTTGAAGATCCGCAGGACATGAAAAAATTATGGGACAGTCTTAAAAAATAA
- a CDS encoding ABC transporter ATP-binding protein — protein sequence MKLTNLTVKYGRKTLLDNVNFTLTNRGHIVGILGQNGAGKTTLINVLLQKINKFTGEREVSESISYLPDKFFLYESMTVGQAIKLFAQAFPDFDEQRAERILAHFGLEHSMKLHSGSKGNHEQVHLALVLARNVDFYVMDEPLSAIDPLNRQVFIKAIENFRRKNSTVIIVTHLLRDLGEMFDDVVFMKNGQIIAMDSQAELLEKYQNLETAYAEVVGR from the coding sequence ATGAAATTAACTAATTTAACCGTTAAATACGGCAGGAAAACTTTGTTAGACAATGTCAATTTTACGTTGACAAATCGGGGCCATATTGTTGGTATTTTAGGCCAGAATGGTGCGGGCAAGACGACATTAATTAACGTGCTCTTGCAAAAAATAAATAAATTTACCGGTGAACGTGAGGTAAGTGAAAGCATCTCATATTTACCCGATAAATTTTTCTTATATGAAAGCATGACCGTGGGGCAGGCAATTAAGTTGTTTGCTCAAGCATTTCCAGATTTTGATGAACAGCGGGCGGAGCGGATATTGGCACACTTTGGCCTGGAGCATAGTATGAAGCTTCATTCTGGCTCTAAAGGCAATCATGAACAGGTTCACCTGGCGCTGGTTTTGGCGAGAAATGTTGATTTTTACGTGATGGACGAACCGCTGTCGGCAATTGATCCGTTGAACCGGCAGGTTTTTATTAAGGCAATTGAAAATTTTCGGCGGAAAAATAGTACGGTCATCATCGTTACACATTTACTGCGTGATTTGGGCGAAATGTTTGATGATGTGGTTTTCATGAAAAATGGGCAAATTATTGCGATGGATTCACAGGCCGAATTACTGGAAAAATATCAAAATCTGGAGACGGCTTATGCTGAGGTAGTCGGACGATGA
- a CDS encoding lactonase family protein: protein MKVLIGGYTKNTSKGIYELPVNENAEEVTLGQAEPIITVGGPTYFQKDGPLIFTINNAGEKGGISVFKQKGDGYEETSNYLTPGSSPAYIGINKRKKLIYTANYHTGVLQVFNYSADGKLTLLADCTHIADTLGPRPEQTDGPHPHFFDETPAGNLVSCDLGNDRVDFYRLNNNKLDHLAAYHNEPGFGTRHIVFSKDGHCFYVAGELSSKINVVKFDEESWQFENIATYSTIPEDFTAHNGAAAIKISGDDKFIYVSNRGHDSITVFGINDDNTLKLVQRVSVFGEFPRDFNWDPEEKYVVVANQNTNNATLYTRSAETGCLTPVQKKIAVPEGTRVLFTEN, encoded by the coding sequence ATGAAAGTGTTAATCGGTGGCTACACCAAAAATACTTCAAAAGGGATTTATGAATTACCTGTAAATGAAAATGCAGAAGAAGTCACATTAGGTCAAGCAGAACCTATCATTACGGTAGGCGGCCCAACCTATTTTCAAAAAGACGGCCCGTTAATTTTTACAATCAACAATGCGGGAGAAAAAGGCGGAATCAGCGTCTTCAAACAAAAGGGCGACGGCTATGAAGAAACATCTAACTATCTTACCCCTGGTTCCTCACCAGCCTATATCGGCATCAATAAACGGAAAAAGTTGATTTACACCGCCAACTACCACACAGGTGTCTTGCAGGTCTTTAATTATTCAGCAGACGGTAAATTAACCTTGCTTGCCGACTGCACGCATATAGCCGACACCCTGGGACCGCGGCCTGAACAAACAGACGGCCCACACCCACACTTTTTTGATGAGACACCAGCGGGTAATTTGGTCAGCTGTGACCTAGGCAACGACCGTGTTGACTTTTACCGGTTAAATAACAACAAGTTAGACCACTTGGCCGCATACCACAACGAACCCGGCTTTGGCACACGTCACATTGTTTTTTCTAAAGATGGCCATTGCTTCTACGTTGCCGGCGAACTATCCAGCAAGATTAACGTTGTCAAATTCGATGAAGAAAGCTGGCAGTTCGAAAATATTGCCACCTACTCCACCATCCCAGAAGACTTTACCGCCCACAATGGCGCCGCTGCAATTAAGATCAGCGGTGACGACAAATTCATCTATGTTTCTAACCGCGGTCATGACTCAATCACGGTCTTTGGTATTAATGATGACAATACTTTGAAATTAGTCCAGCGTGTTTCAGTCTTTGGTGAATTTCCCCGCGATTTTAACTGGGATCCAGAGGAAAAATACGTTGTCGTTGCTAACCAAAATACCAATAATGCAACTTTGTACACCCGCAGTGCCGAAACCGGCTGCTTGACGCCCGTACAGAAAAAGATTGCCGTTCCAGAAGGCACGCGGGTGTTATTCACAGAAAATTAA